The DNA region TTCAAATTGCAGACATTCAATAGCTAAACAAGCCTTGAATGTTGTTCACTATCATACAATCTGCTCAATTTTGAATTtgtacatgcatacacacctaaaaatataaattagtGTTAATTAAAGCAGcaagtttaataaaaaataaaatatataaaaaacaggGGGACATGATAAGCAACTTTATAACGTGAAGCAATGCTTTCCAGTAACCAGAGCTGCCACTCCTAATGATGAGGGGGGGAGTGGTGAACAGGTGAAAAGCACTCATTGTTTGTTTGACATACCAAAAGCTAGGTTAAGTAGGATCAtatagattaaaataaaaaggtggaATAGATTTGCCTTTACATAACATGTGCTTTGGTCCATCCTCCCGAAGAGAAGTGAGTGTCACTTGTGTTTAATCAGTAACGTCCGAACAAATGGACAAGTATGTTTAAAAATACTAATAGCCAAAAGGACTTTTAGACCCTGTTAATTTTTACCTAAATGTTTGAGCGTGCTAACtggcaggaaaaaaggaaagaatggaaGACTAGTCATGCTATAAGATGCAGAGTGAAGCACATGATGTTCTACTGGGTGACATCAGCTCAACCCTTGtatgttttctgtatttaaaagtACTTTATGCTGGATTGTAGACAATAAGTTTGCACGTCAGAGGAACCAAACTCAGCAGGAACTGTAGCTTAGGGAAGTCGaatttaacaaaaacacagtatTAGATTAAAAATTCACAAGGTTTAATGTAGGCAACCAGTCCTGAATTAAATTTTCATACAAAGAAGCTATCAAGTAAGAAGTACAAAAAGTTAGGGTAAACACTGAGGGTCTTACTGTACCAGGTCTCCCATTACTTCAGTGTGTATTATTTTGCATGAACACACTGaagttatgttattttttttttaaaagggagaTTTATGTACACAAGTAGAGAATGTTGGTATACATCATcgtcattttaaaaaggatcaGTTCACCCCAATCACTAGAGCTaggttttgtttaaaaaaattacaataccaaTCCAAGTATCCTTAAAGTGATGCCGATACCATTTGAGTAtttcatttgatacccattCCACATTTTGTGCCTTTGCACAAAATTAGCAGCATTGCTCAGATACCGAACAGGGATAAGTGGAAAATAAAGGTTTTTGTAATATGGGTGAATTGAACCTTATATGACCGCAACAGCAAATGTGCTTTGCAAAGGCAGCACAAGCAAACACCTTAAACTTCAACTCTGACTTTGACATCTCAACTGCAACACTATCAGTACACAGGACATAAAAAGGAAGTGGGCCCCATCTAGTGGCTAACTTTAGAATTGCAGTGCCAATCCTATAATCAGTTTTTTCAAATTACgcatcaaaataaaaccaaagcaaTGTTCCTGTTGTGAAACTTGAgtaattatgtcattttttaaattaaccatCAACACTATAGTCACAAAATACCAATAACACAACACTGATTtcataaaaactatttattaaaccatttcaactcaaagttaaatattattgtattttttgcacTTGACGCATCGTCAAACAAAGGAGTGTTTTAAACCCATGATGTGATGTGAGTTGAGTCCTAGTTTACAGTTGGAGTAAGGCCATTCGGTATTGGAGTTGTAACAGCATTCTTCATAGTAAAAGTGGAGTTTATGGAAGTCTTAATCATATGGAGTTACCAGGTCGTCACCACACAAAGGTTTCCTACAGTTTCTGGATAATAATAGTTGAGGCTCCTCCACCTCCATTGCAAATGCCTGCCAGACCGTACTGGCCTGACTTCAGGTTGTGCACCATGTGACCCACAATTCTTGCTCCGGACATCCTGACAGgagaaaaataatacataaataaaatataagtaataatGCACAACATCATTACATGTTGCAAtttaagaaaacacatttaaatagacaaaacacaagGAAATTAAGCAAAATATCAATTTACACCCCACCACAATACAttacaaaaactacaataaaagtGAATGATGAACATGTCAATAACTCAAAAGCAAAAAGTTGTTGAAACACAGATGACACCTCTTTCCTTCTGTAGTGAGGTAGAAAACAGGCCACAACATTATATTCACTTAAACAAGCCGTTCCCTGAGCTAGACTAATAACACTGTTCTCTATGTACAGCTGGCTATGTGAGGAGTGAGCAGGGACAGTCTAAAAAGTGCAATGCCAAAAAGATACAATTACTGAAGTAATCATTTTTGGAGCCAAGAAAGAATGATTAGAAGTCAATGCTCAGCTTCAATTGATGATgttaaaaaccaaaaaccaagCTAGAAATCTTTGTGTACCAAGCTAGAAATCTTGGTGTAGTCATGGACTCAGTCCTGAATTTCAACAGCCACATTAAGACAGTTAAAAAGTCAGCCTACTATAACTTTAGGACTGTATCAAGAATTAAAGGACTGGTGCCTCAGCAGGATTTGGGAAAGTGGTTAGCAGTCTGTCAAATATTTGATTATATAAAATAGTaccgttttgtttttttaagcactgaatggtttatggccaaaatacatttgtggtcTGCTGGTACATTATGAAccatccagacctctcaggtGGTCTGGGACAGATCTGCTTTCTGTCTCCAGAGTCTAAACTAAACCTGGAGAAGCAGTGTTCAGTTTCTATGTTTCACATATCTGAACAAAGTCCCAGAAATCTGCAGGTCTGCTGTAACTctgttcttttaaatcaaggctGAAGACCTTTCTGCTGTTTGCAACTGATTTTTATTAAACCCAAAAATGTTAGGGTAATTGTTGGTCTTATTGTAATTTAGCTTAATTTTACTTCcaatttaatagtttttaaattgtatttaaatgtctaaatattgccatgtgttgcttttatatcttGTCAGGATGCCTTTTATGGTTTATGTCAAGCacttgttgaaatgtgctatacaaataaacctGCGTTGCTTTGCATTCAAATTATATTCATCAACCCCCTCATTTTCATTCCCCCATCCCCCCCTCACAATTAGTATTGTAATATAACAAACAGCAAACCATACATGTGTCAAATGATTTTGGGAACGCTGCATGGTAAAAGAGTTAAGTTACAGTATATAGTCTGAAGTATCTCTTTTTGGTGGTGCACTTTATAGAGGGTCCCTGCACCCTCACCTCACAGCCAGCTGCACATAGAGAACAATGTTATTAGTCCAGATCAGAGAACAGCTCATTTGAGTGAATGTTTGCTCGTTGTCTAACTTACTCGATAATGATTTGAAAAAACAAGAACCTAAAAAGTTGAAAAGGTTtaaacaaatgattaaatacttAAATCACAGTTAAACCCCTGCCAACAATATCAATGTTATCTCTCTGGCTTGGTTTGAATATGGGATTAAAATGCAAACATACTTCCTGGAATGTGTCACTTTTGACATTTGTTCAACGGCTTTGTTAGTTTGAGGAGAATCTTTTAACTCCCACTCTACTGGCTATGATTAAACAATCTATTTCTGCATCacagatgagaggaagaagtaGAGGATACACAGCTGAGATAACAGGATGCATCTCTTTCATCAGATCAACTGCAAATATCTTCCGGTAaaagcctctctctctgctgcttacCCAATGGGGTGACCCAGTGACACAGCTCCCCCGTTGACATTCACTTTTGCAGGGTCGATGCCCAGCATCTTGATGTTGGCCAGGGCGACCACGCTGAAAGCCTCGTTGATCTCCCACATGGTGATGTCCTCCTTCTTCAGTCCTGCTGCATCCAGagcctaacacacacacacacacacacacacatatatacagaagTGTTAGGATGTTCTAACAGACTTGCATGAGTATAGAGTACATCTTTTAggattttcataaaataattcTTTAgactttatcatttaaaaaatgtgtgacactgttttaaaatcagatttacaGATTAAACCTGGATTACAAAACTCTGTatgacactgtgtgtgttaaggttaCCACCAGCTTTTTGAAAACACTCATAACACACTCATAATGATACACTTcagaataggaaaaaaaaaaaaaaggtacaagtGGAAAATAGACAAGCAACATACAACATTTCCAGGTTCACTACACTGCCACCAGAAGCCCTTCGTAACATCCTCACCTTTGGTACAGCGAATGCAGGAGCGATGGGGAAATCAATGGGTGCAACGGCAGCATCAGCAAAAGCtatgtgaaagaaaaacaaacaaatgaatccTGTGATTTACAACTTGATGGATGGACCTATGAGAAAGACTGTTGTTCAACTGGAATGTCTGTATGCAGATAAAAgtgttaaacattttttttttacaattatatCCTGTTGATATCACCTGTTCAATACTTTCCCCTAAACATGCTCAAATACAAAAGACACAAATCTATTATTGTTTTCAACTTATAGACTCTGAGATAGAATAAATGCAAACCAACAGTTGTATGCTTCATCTGTAGGCCTACCAAGAGTTACaatatttaattaaacttaAGCTTTGCAAGAacaactttgtgtgtgtgtgtgtgtgtgtgtgtgtgtgtgtgtgtgtgtgtgtgtgtgtgtgtgtgtgtgtgtgtgtgtgtgtgtgtgtgtgtgtatgtaacagATGTGCAGAAAGcccagtatttgtatttgttgagGCAGAAAAATTATTTGGATTGgaataaaagttaaaataggtgaaaaatcttgtttttgttaCACTTCTAATTTTAGtatattaaatgattaaaataaattggTCTCAAACTCAGGCCATGGACCACTGTGTAGACTATTAAACTAAAGCCCAGCTCTGTTACACACAGACTCTGTTTACACCTGACATTAATATGCATCTCCAGTCATCCCAATACATGTGAACAGCACTACAAACAAGTGTAAACGGATCAGTCAGTCCACTAGCAGAGGTGGTCTGGGATACATTTGACCACATATCTTTTGTAGTGTAAATGCCAATGTGTCCTAAGAGTCCCCGGCAAGGACAATACAGAACGTGGCGGTGTTTTTTGTAAATGGCTGAAAAAAatagagaggagcagagatgtACTGGCTGGAGTAATCTGAACAGCTGGAAAAGTCCTTTACACCTTTATTATTTCTTGAAACAATCTAAGCTCTTTAGCCCacactaaaaacaaatgtaGTCGTTGTTCAACTCATGTAATAACTGTGAATGGGGCTGTTTGACCTTGTGGAAGTGAGAAAATCTGGACACAAGTGGTCAGCTAGAGACAGGTGTGAACAGCAATGTGTCTCCGCTGTCCGCTTGTGATTGGATCAGCCGAGACACATGTTAATGCTGGGTATAACAAAGTCACAGAGGCCTGAAgctatttatacatccatgacacacagacagtgatGTTACTGACCTGCACACTGTtatctgacatgtttttctaaaatatttgtatgaaataaatattcataaaaaagACCACTTATGATTTTTCCTAATACTGTACTCATATTTGacctctagtgtgtgtgtgtgtgtgtgtgtgtgtgtgtgtgtgtgtagcttacAAACAATCCTGGCCAGTGGAGTGACGTTGAGTCTCTTTGCAGCATCTGCTGTCATTAGAACGAGAGCAGCGGCCCCGTCGTTCAGTGTGCTGGCATTGGCTGCAGTGACTGTGCCTAAAAAGCAAGTGTACAAATACATTCTTTGAGAAATATTCTTCAGCAAcatcatagtttttttttgtttttttctaatgaGTCTCTTTGAGTTGCACAGAATGGTGTAGATGAGCACAtctgacaaaacacacatgtgGTCACATTAATCACAGTTAATGAGCTGAAAAATAGCACAGATAGAATAACAAACACTGCAATATTATGAGCAAATATTGCAGAGAAGGTAAATAAGCATTTCACAAGCATTACATTAAGTTGTaaatctctttctgtgtgtggcTGTTAGGGTCTAAACTAGAGGCTAGAGTATTCTGTATAAATTAGATGGAAAATAAGAGAGAAGGATTTTGTGGAAACAAGACTGTTTGTATTTCTGAGATGTAAAACTCTCAGAAAGTGGCCTCCTGTTATCCCCCAACTCATTGAAAGAAAGATTATATTATTGGATGATTACCATTCTCTTTCTGGAACACTGCCTTCAGTTTGGGCACCTTGCTGAAGTCGACCCGCCTCCACTCCTCATCCTCAGATACGACCACATCAGGTTTGCCTGTAAAAGCATGTCACCATCACATATTTGTGTTGTGTAAATGACAAATGTCTCCaggtgagagaaaagaaaaacatatttttggctTCTTCCTGTACCTCTCTGGGGAATGCTAACTGGTACGATCTCCTTGGCCAATACGCCGGCCTCGTATGCTGCTTTGCTGCGGCTGTATGAGCCGATGGCGTAGGCGTCCTGCTCCTCCCTGGTGATGCTGCTGTTCTTGGCGGTGTTCTCTGCACAGTTGCCCTGTTTTAGACAGTACGGTCAACATATCAAATATGAAACTGATCAAAGTACAAATTCAATATGTGTCATTCAAATTTTGTGTTATTATAGTGTGAAAATCCCCATGTTATGataaagaaaaagtaaatcCAATAGTTTTACTTTCACCAGAAATACACTACATCCAATTACAAAACTTAAAATATTGTTGTATTGGAAACATTATATATGAATTTCTTACAGGAGCATTCTggttttttatttcaaattaatttaaaaaactaatGTTTGTGTCATATTACCAAGCAAAACAACATAATATTGAACAGGAGGTTGACAGTTACCATGTGGAATTTGTTGTAGACATCAGTGAGTCCATCCTTGACAATGAGGTCTTCCAACCTCACTCCTCCATAGGTTGGAGTGTCTCTGGGCATCACATAAGGTACATTGGACATGCTCTCCATGCCTCCTGCCACCATCACATCCTACAaatcacacagtcacagtgttAGCTATAGCAACAGCTCACCTCCTGCTGGTCATAAAATGCCAAACTTACTAGCTGCAGCCATAGGGAGGCAGTGTGTGACCTGTCATACTGCAATAGCTTGGAAGATATCAAGCATCTCATGGTAAACAAAGCTTGTTTTTAGTCACAATAAAGTTCTCCATGATCTCATCTGAGATCagatatgtgtgttttctatacACATTATCATCAGCCAGTTTCATGGCAAGAGATGCAATATGTGAGGAGATCAAAAATCAATAATGCAACAATATTGTAAAGATGACTGAAGGTGCATTCACAATTAtgttttttgataaataatcatcagtaatgtggaagTAATGACCAAGTGGGTAAAGgccaataacagaacagctacaaCAGTCTACTTACTTCAGAAAACTACATGACTTCACTGTAatacagcctttaaaaccaggaataCAACAATTATGCCATATCATGATATAATGATATacaaaatctaagatgatatctagtctcatatcataaAATAATACTGATGTATCACCCAGCCTTAGAAGAACCTAATATCTACATTTTATCAATAAAAGACAGACCCAACAATCAGCATGACTATGTTCTATATACACTGTCACTGTAACTGCAAGCAGCTTGATGCTACCTGGTGTCCACACATTAGACTCTGGGCTGCCATCATGATGGACTTCATCCCAGAGGCACACACTTTGTTGATGGTTGTTGCTGGAGTGCCGAGGGTCAAGCCTGGAGACACAGTCAGAGACATGGTTACATTTGCACTGATAAATAAAAGGATGAAAATTGAAAGTCATTTGAATAACCTTCtattatgcttgtgtgtgtttgtacgtgtCAGACTGGCACAGGACTGATgcatatttgaatatttcaaaagtgATGCTACTGTAGATTATTTCACTTTGATGCGTTATGCATGATTACATAATCATAGTAAATGTGTTTAATACATTGTCACATTAGTTTACAACCTCCCTCTAATTTTTAACATTGATTAAGCTATAAGAGGCCTTTCCAAGCCACTGAAAATAAACCTTGCTTGTGTTACAGCTGCAGTAAAGCTTTTGGTTTCCCATTTAGTAATCTTGGTCATGCATGTATATTGTGAAAGAATCAGTTTTCtggaagaagaataaaaacagtgtcACCATACCTGCTCCAAGCAAGGCTTGTCTTGTGGGGGCCTGTCCTTCTCCTGCCTGAAGCACATTGCCCATGTAGACCTCCTTCACCTCTTCTGGAGCGATTCCTGAAAACAAGAAACATTCACGAAAGTTGAGACACATGCACAGATATTTGATACTCTGTGACGCATCGCTCCATACAGGTGCGAGAATGATGAAACTTAggtcatttattatatttgatgtGTAAGATCAGCCATGAATTTTAGTGTACTAATAAAGGAGAAACACTCGACTCTCTCTACACAGAGTAAACTTCCTGACCATACCTGCTTTGTCGATGGCTCCCTTGATGGCGATGGAGCCCAGTTTGGTAGCTGGAACTGCTGCCAGGCTGCCTTTGAAGGAGCCCATTGGAGTGCGGACTGCGCTGACGATGACGACTTCCTGAAAGCGTCCATTTATAAGTCTGTGTTACAGTGTGCAGCCCAAACAATCCATCATGATAAGACTTTCAAATTCCAGTCAGCGTACTTACATTGAGTGAAGGGCGAGATGTGTAGGTTCTTGAGAGGTATTTGTGAGCCTAAAATGACAGGATAACAAGGATAATACACCGTTTACATATGAGAGTTTACTTCTAGCAAATACTTTCAAATGAATCATGTTTTGACGCAAACGGGTGTGAAACAAGTGTGCTATGTTAGAAAATACGAGCAGACATGGCTCAAATTGACAACACTTAAGTCAACTTTAGATCTGTCACTTCTGAGTCAGGATTAAGGGGAAAGTGAAGGTAAACAAATGATAGTTATATTTAATTTACGCTACTTATGCTTGTGAGAAAGTGTAGCAAAAGCCTTAACAATGTTTAAACCCACTTTCAGATCTGTCAAACCTTTATTTTGCtcttaaaaacagaacaaaaaagggTGATTTCACCGTTTTTTTCCCCATCCAGATTAAAGACCACTATACTTTGGTCTGTCAAACCCAGACCAGATTAACAAGAAGACTCCAGGGACTCGTTAAAACACAGTTAGGGATTTGTGAAACCTTAATTCCATTGGTAGAAAGTGAAACAAATCAAGTTAAATGTGGTCCAGATGGAATACTATAAGTTAACTCTTTCCACTTTCTGTTTTAGGATACATTTCACACAtctgacacacatttttaatgaatCTCTAGAGTTTCCATGTTATTATAATTCAGATTTGACTGGTTCTAAACTGGATGGAggtttgaaaaaacaaaacagtgaaatcacccttttttcactttcacaaaCCTGAAAGAGAGTTTAAACAGCGTTGAGACCTTTCCTACTCATCTAACACTTTAACACAAGTGTAAATGGTGCAAAAACGGAGAACCAAGCTTTGAATATCATTGTTTATGTTTCTCGTAACTTTGAATTGGAAACTTCAACGTCGCTAAAATTAGCTAGTTTAGCTTAATATCTTGTCATTCAAACTTTGGTGCTAATTAACAAAactgcttttttgtgtgtttactggTGTTACTGTCGTTGCTTTGTTTGCTAGCTTAATTCATACACAGTTGAGAGTCAGACATTGCTGGGTGAGTAAAGGTTACGGTGACATGAGATAACGTCACCTCTAAACACCTGCAGCAGTTCTCAGGTGTTTTCATACTGCTGGTCACACACACTAATGTTAGCAAAGCTGCTACTAGTGAATGTAGGccttggtgtgtgtttgcaactAGCAGGAGGAGACAGGAATGTGGCTACTAACATTAGCATTACTATGCAATGTAACAAACGACACACATTATTAGTTTTCCACAGCCTCACTTACCAGGCGTTTACACATTGTAGCCCGGATGGTTAAAAGTCCACTGGATGACATGTTGGACTATAGGAGACAGGACTGCTGCACACACTTGCAAGACCTCCTTCACCTTCAACCATGCAGCGAAGACGTATATAAATacatcagccaatcacagtgagAGGTGTTCCCCCGACGTCATGCGACGCAGCTGGGCATTATGGTCGCTGTAGTTTCTACTACTGAACTCACAATGAGTGTGATATAACCTCTTTACATGAACTACAACAGTCATTTATGGTCGAACGTTCACtgtatatacaaataaatacatctcaGCATggatattaa from Scomber japonicus isolate fScoJap1 chromosome 13, fScoJap1.pri, whole genome shotgun sequence includes:
- the acat1 gene encoding acetyl-CoA acetyltransferase, mitochondrial, whose translation is MSSSGLLTIRATMCKRLAHKYLSRTYTSRPSLNEVVIVSAVRTPMGSFKGSLAAVPATKLGSIAIKGAIDKAGIAPEEVKEVYMGNVLQAGEGQAPTRQALLGAGLTLGTPATTINKVCASGMKSIMMAAQSLMCGHQDVMVAGGMESMSNVPYVMPRDTPTYGGVRLEDLIVKDGLTDVYNKFHMGNCAENTAKNSSITREEQDAYAIGSYSRSKAAYEAGVLAKEIVPVSIPQRGKPDVVVSEDEEWRRVDFSKVPKLKAVFQKENGTVTAANASTLNDGAAALVLMTADAAKRLNVTPLARIVSFADAAVAPIDFPIAPAFAVPKALDAAGLKKEDITMWEINEAFSVVALANIKMLGIDPAKVNVNGGAVSLGHPIGMSGARIVGHMVHNLKSGQYGLAGICNGGGGASTIIIQKL